From Monomorium pharaonis isolate MP-MQ-018 chromosome 9, ASM1337386v2, whole genome shotgun sequence, the proteins below share one genomic window:
- the LOC105831415 gene encoding GATA zinc finger domain-containing protein 14 isoform X2, translating to MDYAVESLEKTSDIERNATLNKLLNMQWLKNTSHSANPEKIKSVVYKQVQDQDVNREIEDQASKLTETIKKHLAKERDKYSSIHNPCEENLSNDTMPEKENVQNKDVITTDLFPNIDKLTRQKNEKEMLSIVENIVTSKLKVEFSINKENKDQLSTSENNAEDVIQRDMVCTNLSDLQKTNGGEELKLLKYSDGNNNESKSVSDKQELTSKITDTENNKTSAEAKNKDMNIKTNVTKINIDAGDTNLIKDNEKSSTPSNNSKKTACNLSKSLNTADKNGKDHFNNKPNTKNNTRKQEFVKQRNVSKSGIEKETKNITAKPNLVKTGCEAIDTYQNKNSNKSSQKQTSKQSKLKGQESLKKNASTPNSSDDKTERATPENLSLPLNESEKKNDKFIYEKNGQCDQKTNRVDFRKNTFVTQYKNSTFLKPTHISKTGQASTFGKNSPYTYSNPKFDRDRNGGFERKVVKKEHKLANTFAKSNVETEELNTNNLESCTKQKNEIIQPENVKSTCKVDAFSNRNDVNSVKMETQLIQSKENINLSIDYPEKSTTSEQLCEETNNFSKVDTKKNHQHEKTNNEKIDPFEHSPNLVSDSYVTDSQTTRHSNQYLLKLENVQHTNDLNQLESDQAWNQSSDNAVQKDATVMSLQQSIQNMYFNSQHTFTQAGNPTRYISPWESNNSKFYDQYFPVDDAMRMPYISNTFNTPSYDYNTQMSNDNVTVTSTLETTMSNRENSNLLYRYGLNVQHRPVMASDFSSHSVPSCQTDQARWDSTVQDSFHVEHPYVVTQPTMMHVYNPTTFGPDNFDNTHTIDYVSHPVIYAPSPYMQTWNSHLQYPLPVMYNSAYANYTTFSHNNQSNNYNSSMHDQQHKHNPYTQTSNYVRDTYDTNTHTAQGRNTVDNIQSRSNYYKKHQDNCRAVYDVPQYVAPVSYSRSQQGMNLMQSTTGTGLYNVSYCPSNQKHKQNGANHVRNQTQDFVCDDNSSEDIPPIISPKEFVTNDINISNNKMDQFSTRVFKPEYKTRLNSGYRPSASLPRYNNSFRRNTTFQDFPKDCTYPVSIGRGTYKTKRT from the exons ATGGATTACGCTGTtgaaagtttagaaaaaactTCCGACATAGAGCGGAATGCAACACTCAACAAGCTACTTAATATGCAATGGCTGAAAAATACATCTCATTCAGCAAATCC tgaaaagataaaatctgTTGTCTATAAGCAAGTGCAAGACCAGGATGTGAATAGAGAAATAGAAGATCAGGCTTCAAAACTGACAGAAACCATCAAGAAGCATTTAGCCAAAGAACGTGATAAATATTCTTCAATCCACAATCCATGTgaagaaaatttatctaaCGACACAATGCCAGAAAAGGAGAATGTACAGAACAAAGATGTAATTACAACCGATTTGTTTCCGAATATTGATAAACTGACTAGgcaaaagaatgagaaagagatGTTAAGTATTGTGGAAAATATCGTGACGTCAAAGCTAAAAGTTGAATTTTCTATAAACAAAGAGAATAAAGATCAATTAAGTACATCGGAGAATAACGCTGAAGATGTTATACA gaGGGACATGGTATGTACAAATCTGTCCGATTTACAAAAAACCAATGGAGGTGAAGAGCtgaagttattaaaatattctgatggtaataataatgaatccAAATCAGTGTCGGATAAACAAGAATTAACTTCCAAGATAACTGATACAGAAAACAATAAAACCTCAGCAGAAGCAAAGAATAaag atatgaatataaaaactaatgttacaaaaataaatattgatgctggagatacaaatttaattaaagacaaTGAAAAGTCTTCTACTCCTAGTAACAATTCTAAGAAGACAGCTTGCAATTTATCAAAATCCCTGAACACTGccgataaaaatggaaaagatcactttaataataaacctaatacaaaaaataacacaagaaAACAAGAGTTTGTAAAACAACGTAATGTTTCAAAAAGTGGAATAGAAAAGGAGACAAAGAATATTACTGCGAAGCCAAACTTGGTGAAAACAGGCTGCGAGGCGATTGAtacatatcaaaataaaaattcgaacAAAAGTTCACAAAAACAAACATCAAAACAATCGAAATTGAAAGGTCAAGagtctcttaaaaaaaatgcatctACACCTAACTCTTCTGATGATAAAACGGAGAGAGCAACACCTGAAAACTTGAGCTTGCCATTAAATGAatctgaaaagaaaaatgataagtttatttatgaaaaaaatggtCAATGTGATCAAAAAACAAATCGTGttgattttagaaaaaatacatttgtcaCGCAATATAAAAACTCAACATTCTTAAAACCAACGCATATTTCGAAAACAGGACAAGCCTCAACGTTTGGAAAAAATTCACCATATACGTACAGTAATCCAAAATTTGATAGAGATCGTAATGGCGGTTTTGAGCGCAAAGTTGTGAAAAAAGAACACAAACTTGCTAATACATTCGCAAAATCAAATGTAGAAACTGAAGAACTTAACACCAACAATTTGGAAAGTTGTACAAAacagaaaaatgaaataattcaaccagaaaatgtaaaatcaacGTGTAAAGTAGATGCATTTAGTAATAGAAACGATgtaaattctgtaaaaatgGAGACACAATTAATAcaaagtaaagaaaatataaatttaagtattGATTATCCAGAAAAATCTACAACGTCAGAACAGCTTTGCGAAGAAACGAATAATTTCTCTAAGGTTGATACCAAAAAAAATCACCAACATGAAAAAACGAATAACGAAAAAATAGATCCATTCGAACACTCGCCCAATCTAGTCTCGGATAGCTATGTTACGGATTCACAAACCACGAGGCATTCTAATCAGTATTTATTAAAGCTAGAAAATGTGCAACATACGAATGATTTAAATCAATTGGAAAGTGATCAAGCTTGGAATCAATCATCTGACAATGCTGTGCAGAAAGATGCAACGGTTATGAGCTTACAACAGtctatacaaaatatgtattttaattcacaACACACTTTTACTCAAGCAGGAAATCCAACGAGATATATATCGCCATGGGAATCAAATAATAGTAAGTTCTACGATCAATATTTTCCAGTTGACGATGCAATGCGAATGCCGTATATTTCGAATACTTTCAACACACCATCTTATGATTACAACACGCAAATGTCAAATGATAACGTTACCGTTACATCTACGCTAGAAACTACGATGAGTAATAGAGAAAATTCAAATCTGCTATATAGATACGGGCTGAATGTACAACATAGACCAGTAATGGCCTCAGATTTTTCCAGTCATTCTGTACCATCGTGTCAGACTGATCAAGCTAGATGGGATTCCACGGTACAAGACAGCTTTCACGTTGAACATCCGTATGTTGTGACACAGCCTACAATGATGCACGTTTACAATCCTACAACTTTTGGTCCTGACAACTTTGATAATACGCATACAATAGATTACGTATCGCATCCAGTTATTTATGCACCATCCCCATACATGCAAACGTGGAATTCGCATTTACAGTATCCGCTGCCCGTTATGTATAATTCTGCGTACGCGAATTATACTACGTTTTCTCACAATAATcagtcaaataattataacagttCTATGCATGATCAGCAGCATAAACATAATCCTTATACGCAAACGAGCAATTATGTTAGAGATACGTATGACACGAATACTCACACTGCACAAGGAAGAAACACAGTCGATAATATTCAATCAAGATCCAATTATTATAAGAAGCATCAAGACAATTGTCGAGCAGTTTATGACGTTCCCCAGTATGTAGCACCAGTTTCGTATTCGAGATCGCAACAAGGTATGAATTTAATGCAATCTACAACAGGTACAGGTCTGTACAACGTGTCATATTGTCCATCAAATCAGAAACATAAGCAAAATGGAGCGAATCACGTGAGGAATCAGACACAAGATTTTGTTTGCGATGATAACAGCTCAGAAGACATCCCTCCAATAATATCTCCGAAAGAATTCGTAACaaacgatataaatatttcgaatAATAAAATGGATCAGTTTTCGACACGTGTATTTAAACCAGAGTACAAGACGAGATTGAACTCAGGATATCGCCCGTCAGCCTCTTTGCCAAGATATAACAACAGTTTTCGTAGAAATACAACTTTTCAAGATTTCCCAAAAGACTGTACATATCCCGTTAGTATTGGCCGCGGTACATACAAAActaaaagaacataa
- the LOC105831415 gene encoding GATA zinc finger domain-containing protein 14 isoform X3: MASVSSVTLPGLGHSFWFYWTLCNTTLNRLGEYCKLASEKIKSVVYKQVQDQDVNREIEDQASKLTETIKKHLAKERDKYSSIHNPCEENLSNDTMPEKENVQNKDVITTDLFPNIDKLTRQKNEKEMLSIVENIVTSKLKVEFSINKENKDQLSTSENNAEDVIQRDMVCTNLSDLQKTNGGEELKLLKYSDGNNNESKSVSDKQELTSKITDTENNKTSAEAKNKDMNIKTNVTKINIDAGDTNLIKDNEKSSTPSNNSKKTACNLSKSLNTADKNGKDHFNNKPNTKNNTRKQEFVKQRNVSKSGIEKETKNITAKPNLVKTGCEAIDTYQNKNSNKSSQKQTSKQSKLKGQESLKKNASTPNSSDDKTERATPENLSLPLNESEKKNDKFIYEKNGQCDQKTNRVDFRKNTFVTQYKNSTFLKPTHISKTGQASTFGKNSPYTYSNPKFDRDRNGGFERKVVKKEHKLANTFAKSNVETEELNTNNLESCTKQKNEIIQPENVKSTCKVDAFSNRNDVNSVKMETQLIQSKENINLSIDYPEKSTTSEQLCEETNNFSKVDTKKNHQHEKTNNEKIDPFEHSPNLVSDSYVTDSQTTRHSNQYLLKLENVQHTNDLNQLESDQAWNQSSDNAVQKDATVMSLQQSIQNMYFNSQHTFTQAGNPTRYISPWESNNSKFYDQYFPVDDAMRMPYISNTFNTPSYDYNTQMSNDNVTVTSTLETTMSNRENSNLLYRYGLNVQHRPVMASDFSSHSVPSCQTDQARWDSTVQDSFHVEHPYVVTQPTMMHVYNPTTFGPDNFDNTHTIDYVSHPVIYAPSPYMQTWNSHLQYPLPVMYNSAYANYTTFSHNNQSNNYNSSMHDQQHKHNPYTQTSNYVRDTYDTNTHTAQGRNTVDNIQSRSNYYKKHQDNCRAVYDVPQYVAPVSYSRSQQGMNLMQSTTGTGLYNVSYCPSNQKHKQNGANHVRNQTQDFVCDDNSSEDIPPIISPKEFVTNDINISNNKMDQFSTRVFKPEYKTRLNSGYRPSASLPRYNNSFRRNTTFQDFPKDCTYPVSIGRGTYKTKRT, translated from the exons ATGGCGTCCGTATCGTCTGTAACTCTACCAGGGTTGGGGCATTCTTTCTGGTTCTACTGGACGCTGTGCAACACCACGTTGAATCGCCTTGGCGAGTATTGCAAACTAgcaag tgaaaagataaaatctgTTGTCTATAAGCAAGTGCAAGACCAGGATGTGAATAGAGAAATAGAAGATCAGGCTTCAAAACTGACAGAAACCATCAAGAAGCATTTAGCCAAAGAACGTGATAAATATTCTTCAATCCACAATCCATGTgaagaaaatttatctaaCGACACAATGCCAGAAAAGGAGAATGTACAGAACAAAGATGTAATTACAACCGATTTGTTTCCGAATATTGATAAACTGACTAGgcaaaagaatgagaaagagatGTTAAGTATTGTGGAAAATATCGTGACGTCAAAGCTAAAAGTTGAATTTTCTATAAACAAAGAGAATAAAGATCAATTAAGTACATCGGAGAATAACGCTGAAGATGTTATACA gaGGGACATGGTATGTACAAATCTGTCCGATTTACAAAAAACCAATGGAGGTGAAGAGCtgaagttattaaaatattctgatggtaataataatgaatccAAATCAGTGTCGGATAAACAAGAATTAACTTCCAAGATAACTGATACAGAAAACAATAAAACCTCAGCAGAAGCAAAGAATAaag atatgaatataaaaactaatgttacaaaaataaatattgatgctggagatacaaatttaattaaagacaaTGAAAAGTCTTCTACTCCTAGTAACAATTCTAAGAAGACAGCTTGCAATTTATCAAAATCCCTGAACACTGccgataaaaatggaaaagatcactttaataataaacctaatacaaaaaataacacaagaaAACAAGAGTTTGTAAAACAACGTAATGTTTCAAAAAGTGGAATAGAAAAGGAGACAAAGAATATTACTGCGAAGCCAAACTTGGTGAAAACAGGCTGCGAGGCGATTGAtacatatcaaaataaaaattcgaacAAAAGTTCACAAAAACAAACATCAAAACAATCGAAATTGAAAGGTCAAGagtctcttaaaaaaaatgcatctACACCTAACTCTTCTGATGATAAAACGGAGAGAGCAACACCTGAAAACTTGAGCTTGCCATTAAATGAatctgaaaagaaaaatgataagtttatttatgaaaaaaatggtCAATGTGATCAAAAAACAAATCGTGttgattttagaaaaaatacatttgtcaCGCAATATAAAAACTCAACATTCTTAAAACCAACGCATATTTCGAAAACAGGACAAGCCTCAACGTTTGGAAAAAATTCACCATATACGTACAGTAATCCAAAATTTGATAGAGATCGTAATGGCGGTTTTGAGCGCAAAGTTGTGAAAAAAGAACACAAACTTGCTAATACATTCGCAAAATCAAATGTAGAAACTGAAGAACTTAACACCAACAATTTGGAAAGTTGTACAAAacagaaaaatgaaataattcaaccagaaaatgtaaaatcaacGTGTAAAGTAGATGCATTTAGTAATAGAAACGATgtaaattctgtaaaaatgGAGACACAATTAATAcaaagtaaagaaaatataaatttaagtattGATTATCCAGAAAAATCTACAACGTCAGAACAGCTTTGCGAAGAAACGAATAATTTCTCTAAGGTTGATACCAAAAAAAATCACCAACATGAAAAAACGAATAACGAAAAAATAGATCCATTCGAACACTCGCCCAATCTAGTCTCGGATAGCTATGTTACGGATTCACAAACCACGAGGCATTCTAATCAGTATTTATTAAAGCTAGAAAATGTGCAACATACGAATGATTTAAATCAATTGGAAAGTGATCAAGCTTGGAATCAATCATCTGACAATGCTGTGCAGAAAGATGCAACGGTTATGAGCTTACAACAGtctatacaaaatatgtattttaattcacaACACACTTTTACTCAAGCAGGAAATCCAACGAGATATATATCGCCATGGGAATCAAATAATAGTAAGTTCTACGATCAATATTTTCCAGTTGACGATGCAATGCGAATGCCGTATATTTCGAATACTTTCAACACACCATCTTATGATTACAACACGCAAATGTCAAATGATAACGTTACCGTTACATCTACGCTAGAAACTACGATGAGTAATAGAGAAAATTCAAATCTGCTATATAGATACGGGCTGAATGTACAACATAGACCAGTAATGGCCTCAGATTTTTCCAGTCATTCTGTACCATCGTGTCAGACTGATCAAGCTAGATGGGATTCCACGGTACAAGACAGCTTTCACGTTGAACATCCGTATGTTGTGACACAGCCTACAATGATGCACGTTTACAATCCTACAACTTTTGGTCCTGACAACTTTGATAATACGCATACAATAGATTACGTATCGCATCCAGTTATTTATGCACCATCCCCATACATGCAAACGTGGAATTCGCATTTACAGTATCCGCTGCCCGTTATGTATAATTCTGCGTACGCGAATTATACTACGTTTTCTCACAATAATcagtcaaataattataacagttCTATGCATGATCAGCAGCATAAACATAATCCTTATACGCAAACGAGCAATTATGTTAGAGATACGTATGACACGAATACTCACACTGCACAAGGAAGAAACACAGTCGATAATATTCAATCAAGATCCAATTATTATAAGAAGCATCAAGACAATTGTCGAGCAGTTTATGACGTTCCCCAGTATGTAGCACCAGTTTCGTATTCGAGATCGCAACAAGGTATGAATTTAATGCAATCTACAACAGGTACAGGTCTGTACAACGTGTCATATTGTCCATCAAATCAGAAACATAAGCAAAATGGAGCGAATCACGTGAGGAATCAGACACAAGATTTTGTTTGCGATGATAACAGCTCAGAAGACATCCCTCCAATAATATCTCCGAAAGAATTCGTAACaaacgatataaatatttcgaatAATAAAATGGATCAGTTTTCGACACGTGTATTTAAACCAGAGTACAAGACGAGATTGAACTCAGGATATCGCCCGTCAGCCTCTTTGCCAAGATATAACAACAGTTTTCGTAGAAATACAACTTTTCAAGATTTCCCAAAAGACTGTACATATCCCGTTAGTATTGGCCGCGGTACATACAAAActaaaagaacataa
- the LOC105831415 gene encoding GATA zinc finger domain-containing protein 14 isoform X1, translating to MLINISRIMDYAVESLEKTSDIERNATLNKLLNMQWLKNTSHSANPEKIKSVVYKQVQDQDVNREIEDQASKLTETIKKHLAKERDKYSSIHNPCEENLSNDTMPEKENVQNKDVITTDLFPNIDKLTRQKNEKEMLSIVENIVTSKLKVEFSINKENKDQLSTSENNAEDVIQRDMVCTNLSDLQKTNGGEELKLLKYSDGNNNESKSVSDKQELTSKITDTENNKTSAEAKNKDMNIKTNVTKINIDAGDTNLIKDNEKSSTPSNNSKKTACNLSKSLNTADKNGKDHFNNKPNTKNNTRKQEFVKQRNVSKSGIEKETKNITAKPNLVKTGCEAIDTYQNKNSNKSSQKQTSKQSKLKGQESLKKNASTPNSSDDKTERATPENLSLPLNESEKKNDKFIYEKNGQCDQKTNRVDFRKNTFVTQYKNSTFLKPTHISKTGQASTFGKNSPYTYSNPKFDRDRNGGFERKVVKKEHKLANTFAKSNVETEELNTNNLESCTKQKNEIIQPENVKSTCKVDAFSNRNDVNSVKMETQLIQSKENINLSIDYPEKSTTSEQLCEETNNFSKVDTKKNHQHEKTNNEKIDPFEHSPNLVSDSYVTDSQTTRHSNQYLLKLENVQHTNDLNQLESDQAWNQSSDNAVQKDATVMSLQQSIQNMYFNSQHTFTQAGNPTRYISPWESNNSKFYDQYFPVDDAMRMPYISNTFNTPSYDYNTQMSNDNVTVTSTLETTMSNRENSNLLYRYGLNVQHRPVMASDFSSHSVPSCQTDQARWDSTVQDSFHVEHPYVVTQPTMMHVYNPTTFGPDNFDNTHTIDYVSHPVIYAPSPYMQTWNSHLQYPLPVMYNSAYANYTTFSHNNQSNNYNSSMHDQQHKHNPYTQTSNYVRDTYDTNTHTAQGRNTVDNIQSRSNYYKKHQDNCRAVYDVPQYVAPVSYSRSQQGMNLMQSTTGTGLYNVSYCPSNQKHKQNGANHVRNQTQDFVCDDNSSEDIPPIISPKEFVTNDINISNNKMDQFSTRVFKPEYKTRLNSGYRPSASLPRYNNSFRRNTTFQDFPKDCTYPVSIGRGTYKTKRT from the exons ATGCTAATAAATATCTCAC GTATAATGGATTACGCTGTtgaaagtttagaaaaaactTCCGACATAGAGCGGAATGCAACACTCAACAAGCTACTTAATATGCAATGGCTGAAAAATACATCTCATTCAGCAAATCC tgaaaagataaaatctgTTGTCTATAAGCAAGTGCAAGACCAGGATGTGAATAGAGAAATAGAAGATCAGGCTTCAAAACTGACAGAAACCATCAAGAAGCATTTAGCCAAAGAACGTGATAAATATTCTTCAATCCACAATCCATGTgaagaaaatttatctaaCGACACAATGCCAGAAAAGGAGAATGTACAGAACAAAGATGTAATTACAACCGATTTGTTTCCGAATATTGATAAACTGACTAGgcaaaagaatgagaaagagatGTTAAGTATTGTGGAAAATATCGTGACGTCAAAGCTAAAAGTTGAATTTTCTATAAACAAAGAGAATAAAGATCAATTAAGTACATCGGAGAATAACGCTGAAGATGTTATACA gaGGGACATGGTATGTACAAATCTGTCCGATTTACAAAAAACCAATGGAGGTGAAGAGCtgaagttattaaaatattctgatggtaataataatgaatccAAATCAGTGTCGGATAAACAAGAATTAACTTCCAAGATAACTGATACAGAAAACAATAAAACCTCAGCAGAAGCAAAGAATAaag atatgaatataaaaactaatgttacaaaaataaatattgatgctggagatacaaatttaattaaagacaaTGAAAAGTCTTCTACTCCTAGTAACAATTCTAAGAAGACAGCTTGCAATTTATCAAAATCCCTGAACACTGccgataaaaatggaaaagatcactttaataataaacctaatacaaaaaataacacaagaaAACAAGAGTTTGTAAAACAACGTAATGTTTCAAAAAGTGGAATAGAAAAGGAGACAAAGAATATTACTGCGAAGCCAAACTTGGTGAAAACAGGCTGCGAGGCGATTGAtacatatcaaaataaaaattcgaacAAAAGTTCACAAAAACAAACATCAAAACAATCGAAATTGAAAGGTCAAGagtctcttaaaaaaaatgcatctACACCTAACTCTTCTGATGATAAAACGGAGAGAGCAACACCTGAAAACTTGAGCTTGCCATTAAATGAatctgaaaagaaaaatgataagtttatttatgaaaaaaatggtCAATGTGATCAAAAAACAAATCGTGttgattttagaaaaaatacatttgtcaCGCAATATAAAAACTCAACATTCTTAAAACCAACGCATATTTCGAAAACAGGACAAGCCTCAACGTTTGGAAAAAATTCACCATATACGTACAGTAATCCAAAATTTGATAGAGATCGTAATGGCGGTTTTGAGCGCAAAGTTGTGAAAAAAGAACACAAACTTGCTAATACATTCGCAAAATCAAATGTAGAAACTGAAGAACTTAACACCAACAATTTGGAAAGTTGTACAAAacagaaaaatgaaataattcaaccagaaaatgtaaaatcaacGTGTAAAGTAGATGCATTTAGTAATAGAAACGATgtaaattctgtaaaaatgGAGACACAATTAATAcaaagtaaagaaaatataaatttaagtattGATTATCCAGAAAAATCTACAACGTCAGAACAGCTTTGCGAAGAAACGAATAATTTCTCTAAGGTTGATACCAAAAAAAATCACCAACATGAAAAAACGAATAACGAAAAAATAGATCCATTCGAACACTCGCCCAATCTAGTCTCGGATAGCTATGTTACGGATTCACAAACCACGAGGCATTCTAATCAGTATTTATTAAAGCTAGAAAATGTGCAACATACGAATGATTTAAATCAATTGGAAAGTGATCAAGCTTGGAATCAATCATCTGACAATGCTGTGCAGAAAGATGCAACGGTTATGAGCTTACAACAGtctatacaaaatatgtattttaattcacaACACACTTTTACTCAAGCAGGAAATCCAACGAGATATATATCGCCATGGGAATCAAATAATAGTAAGTTCTACGATCAATATTTTCCAGTTGACGATGCAATGCGAATGCCGTATATTTCGAATACTTTCAACACACCATCTTATGATTACAACACGCAAATGTCAAATGATAACGTTACCGTTACATCTACGCTAGAAACTACGATGAGTAATAGAGAAAATTCAAATCTGCTATATAGATACGGGCTGAATGTACAACATAGACCAGTAATGGCCTCAGATTTTTCCAGTCATTCTGTACCATCGTGTCAGACTGATCAAGCTAGATGGGATTCCACGGTACAAGACAGCTTTCACGTTGAACATCCGTATGTTGTGACACAGCCTACAATGATGCACGTTTACAATCCTACAACTTTTGGTCCTGACAACTTTGATAATACGCATACAATAGATTACGTATCGCATCCAGTTATTTATGCACCATCCCCATACATGCAAACGTGGAATTCGCATTTACAGTATCCGCTGCCCGTTATGTATAATTCTGCGTACGCGAATTATACTACGTTTTCTCACAATAATcagtcaaataattataacagttCTATGCATGATCAGCAGCATAAACATAATCCTTATACGCAAACGAGCAATTATGTTAGAGATACGTATGACACGAATACTCACACTGCACAAGGAAGAAACACAGTCGATAATATTCAATCAAGATCCAATTATTATAAGAAGCATCAAGACAATTGTCGAGCAGTTTATGACGTTCCCCAGTATGTAGCACCAGTTTCGTATTCGAGATCGCAACAAGGTATGAATTTAATGCAATCTACAACAGGTACAGGTCTGTACAACGTGTCATATTGTCCATCAAATCAGAAACATAAGCAAAATGGAGCGAATCACGTGAGGAATCAGACACAAGATTTTGTTTGCGATGATAACAGCTCAGAAGACATCCCTCCAATAATATCTCCGAAAGAATTCGTAACaaacgatataaatatttcgaatAATAAAATGGATCAGTTTTCGACACGTGTATTTAAACCAGAGTACAAGACGAGATTGAACTCAGGATATCGCCCGTCAGCCTCTTTGCCAAGATATAACAACAGTTTTCGTAGAAATACAACTTTTCAAGATTTCCCAAAAGACTGTACATATCCCGTTAGTATTGGCCGCGGTACATACAAAActaaaagaacataa